The DNA sequence CAGTGCTACAGTATATCCCTTTCCCACTACCCAAACATAGGTTAGGGTTCAATTGTCTCCTCATATCCCATACCCACCTCTCATTTCCCACTTCCCAAACGCCACCATAGAGATTTACCGCTTTGAGTATGGACACCCCAACGATGGTTCCAATGAAGATAGTCACACTGTAAGGTGTCACCGTAGTTGGCTCCAACCGGAGCTAGCTGAGGTTTTTGCCCAGGTCAACCCACCCCAACCCCACAAAATACACCACAAATGGACTAATGGATGGTGCGGCCCTGTGGCAGTGCTGGTGGGTAGGTCCCTTTGCTGCCTGAGTAGGCGATGCGGTACCACCCTCCACACAAGTTGCTGGAGCCATGCCCCATCATCTGGAGGCCAATGCCGAAGCAGGCAACACGGATTAGCACCCCTTTAGCCGCCTCACGCTACCGTTGCCAAGGAAAACCATGTTCAGATTAACGAGCAAGGAGAAAACTCCTGTTACATTCACGGTCTTCTGAACGGGTGTGTTTCCGACCGTCCCTGCTATCAAACGGCACCACAGGCCTGGATCCAACCACCAACTGCAAGCCCAACACCGGGTTTGTGCGCATTGCCAGATCCACTGGATGTCACAAGCACCTCGCCATCATGCCCGCAACAGGCAACACGGAGAATAACCTGTTAGGTTTCAACACTGCAGGATCATGATTTACCTTATATGTTGAAATATATTGCAAAAATGAATTCATTACCAACCATGAACCATATGCCTATTTCGTTTCGGTAGGTTCTATTGAGTGCCTTTGCTCTAAACAGTCATCTTATCTCATCCTTGAATATTTGACTGGTTATATACAACTATTTTATTCTCAAAGgtaattccaataaatttacgaAAGGCATATTCTTTTCCTGCAGGTATTGCAGGGTCTAGAAGTAGCCAGTATATGTGTTGAAGATATGGATGAATGGCTAGGGATTTTCAATACAAAGCTCAGGCATATGAGGGAGGATATAAAATCTGTATGCTTACTTTCACCTTTACTAACGTATGTGCACAAATTATATTTCCTTAGAGTTGTTGTGATTAAAATTATTTTCCCCTTTAATGCCTGATACATTTGAAACCGAACTCTAGGGTTGTCTGAGGGAAAGAAACTCAATAAGAGCTTAATGAAACAAAATCTGAATTGCTTGTCACAGGCTTACAACTTATAGTGCATCTTGGCTGTTCAAATTTGCACCTAGTGTTGTCTCTACTGAAGACATTACAATCTCCTACCATATTCAtattaattgtttaaaaattgaacaTATGTACATGATGAAGTTGCAGGATCATTGATAAATATTCATTTATGACCTTCGACGGATGTTACCCTTCACATTTATATCAAgtaattagaaacttataattcCAGTTTATACTGAACTTCAAGGTTGTTGAAGATGATAATGCAACACACAAGTCCAATTCTAATGTGGCCTTTGTAATATGTGCAGCAGtgttatcttttttttctttttggtgaTAATGCAATAACAGGGCTAAAAGAATTTCCCACCTCCTTGCCTTTGTGCCGGATGGGAAACAGTAACAGGTTTACAGTTGGCTGGATCCTGTTTGTCGTTTGTCATCGGCGGGCGATCTGTGCAACCTTTTGTAAACTAAACTGAACTGTTTTTGTTTTCCTGTAATGTGTGTTTGTAAGGGTTGTCGCCTTCTTAATGCAATTAAATGCATCTTTTCTGCGTTTTCGAGAAAAAAGGAAGCAAGGTCAAGAAACATGCAAGAGAGTTAGTAGAGGTGTTTGTAGGCCTGTCTAAAGTGGTAGTTTTGCTTAAGCAATTCGCGGTCCTGGGAATCTGGGATACATTTGTTGTGTATATTTTGAATCTTCTCTCTCTGTGAGGGCATTCATTCTATGTTATCTAATAGGTAAATAATATACACCATCTGTCAGAAACTGAATTCAATAACCATAAACTGTTTCACTAACCAGATCTATCTACGTGTTTGATCATGCCGAAGCTCCCCAAAACTATTCCATTAAAATGTATGAATTCATGCATGAACTGACAGTAGACATATATACCTTATGATTTTGCAGATAGAATGGCGTAATAACAGACTGGAGTTGCAATCTGATAGTAATGTGGCTTTGATTGATGAGGTAGACAAATTGCTTGTGCTGCTGCAGATTCCACCTGAGGTGTGCATTCTATTGACCTATTAATTCCTTTTTTCCTGTATTTATATTTATGCTACAATAATACCAAAATTCCTGATGCTATTGATCATACTGCAGTATGAAGCATCATTAACTGGAGGATCATTTGATGAAGGAAATATGGTTAAGAACATTGAAGCCTGTGACTGGTTAACCAGTGCTATAAAGAACCTAGAAGCATCCAACATAGACCCAATCTATGTAAAATTGCGTGCTGTAGGTCCTCTCTCTCTTGGTACAACTAGCATTTCTTTTCCTATTGAAGGTTTACATGCCTGAGATTTTTGTTTAGTATTGCATATCAGTGGATATTAACTTAATCCTTAAAGCTGTGCATTATCGATTACATTAGATCTCGATTATGGCTATATTGTTATGGATAATGCACAGCTTTAATGTAATTCTTTTGTATTATTTTAAACAAAAATGTGGCTTAACTAATTTGCATCTGATTTGTAAAAATATACAGGTTAGGGAAAAACGTGCAGAATTTGTACTTCTTAAGTGCACCTTCGTTCGGAGGGCATCAGAATTTTTAAGGAATTACTTTCCTAGTTTGATTGATTCTATGCTAAATGACAAAGGAAACTTCTCTGAGGTAAAGCTGACTTCAATAGCTGTAATATTGAAGTGTAGGATAAAATCAGGATCTTTGTGATCACATTCCTAAACACTTGCAGCGAGGTCATCTGCAGAGGCCTGATCACGCTGATATGAGGTACAAATGCAGGACTTATGCACGGCTTCTACAACACATCAAGGTTTTTGCATAATAACTCGATGTGAAAGTTTTTGCTACTGATAACGAGGAACAAATGGCTTTTAGCTAGTAAAATTTGGTGCATTCTAATGCCCTCTTTCTACTCTGTTTTCAAGAGTTTGGACAAGAGTTGTATGATGCCTTTGCGGAAAGCTTACTGCCATTCACTGAACATGCTAATTCGACGTGAGGTGGGGTTCTATGagtactttttttttaaaaaaaattctcttCAATACTGAAAGTTAATCAAGATTATTGACGTCTGCTTAGTATACATCATTAAATTTTCTAAGAAATTCTAGGACTCTTCAAAAAATGCACAACAAAAACAATGGCCTGACATAACAATCTCACATTTGTTTTGTAGTCTCGTGACTTTTCTAATGAACTCCGTAATAGTTCAAAAGCATCAAAGAGCAGCACGCCATTGTTTGAGGGTCCTGCAGGTGCAAACCAGCCTGCAAGTATTACAGATAGTCCTGCAGATGCATACTCCAAGATGATTACTGTTTTCATTCCACTTCTTGTTGATGAGGTTGTTCTGTATTTCATTGCATTATTTTTGTTAAGACTTAATAATATTAGTATCCTAATAACACTATGCATGAATATCTGTGACTAGAGCTCATTCCTTGCACATTTTATGTGCTTTGAAGTTTCCGCACTTTCTCAATCTGATGCTTCAAGTAGCAATCCTAATGCTGAATCAACTAGTACTTCTTCGGTTGCATTAGAAGCTTCTGCAAGCAAAACAAGTAATATAAACCACCACCTCCCAAGTTAAACAGCATTCTTTGGAGTGAatgtattgattttcttcctttcaGAAAAGTGTAAAAGTTATTATTTTTTCAGGTAACAATCCAGCTGAGCTGGGTGCACTAAATCAATGCCTTCAGGAGTTGCTTGATGGTATTCAGGTTGACCTTATTAGTTTTCCTCATATATTGCATAATCTAGACTATAAATGCCGATAAGCCAAGAGCTGAATTAACAAAATTTTGGGCTGCACTGTTGAATCATCACTTGTTTTATATGGTTCCTTCTCAGGAGGACTTTTATGCTTTGGTTGACTGGGCATTCAAGCTAGATCCACTGAGTTGCATATCTATGCACGGAATAACAGATCGGTATCTTTCTGGTCAGAAAGCAGAGGTCTCCGGATATGTACAAGTGTTGCTTGATGACTTGGAGACAAGAATAACAATTTTGTTTAGCAGGGTTTGACTCTACTATTAGGGTAGCCTTTTTTCTACTTTGGAGAGTTCTTCCATATGTTCCTTACTCTTTCATATTCTTGGTCAGTGCAGTTTGTTGATGATGCCTGCTACCAGATTGAGAAGTATGAGCGCAATGTGCGGCAAGTTGGAGTTGTTCCCTATATTCCCAGGTCTGTGTTATGTTTAAAATTGCTATTTGTAAATTCTGAAAAATTCTTCCATAGGTTCTCTATGGGGTATACATAACTATGTTTATCTGAATTTGTTCATATTCTAGGTTCTCACAACTTGCAGCACGTATGGAGCAATATATCAATGGATCCAGGGATCTAGTTGACCAGGCATATACTAAAATCGTAAGAACTTACTGACCCTCACCATTCAATGTTAAAAATAATTTAACAAATTATGCGCCAACTTGCATTTGCAACCTGTTAGTCCCTGGGATTCCTGCACAGGTAAGCAGTAAGCTTACCAGCACACCCACACACTCACTCACTATGGCTAGAGGTAGAAGAAGGGGTTGAGCTcaagcacacacacacatagcACAAGCACCAGCGCTGGCCAGAGCTCTGCTCTTTGGTTTGTGGCAACTGAACTGAAAAATACATTACTAGGGCTGCACTTATATACACAAAGGGGTAGGTTCAGTTTGTGTATGAACTGAAGCTACTGAAGGTGGGCTGCTGTACTGCAGTCAAAGTCTACTATCCTAGCTGCAGGATAAGCCTGCAATACTTATTAGCTAAGGACACAATGGCCTACCAAAAATCTGTGTCCTCACTACTCCTAGTCAAGTGTTCCCACTACAGCTTGACTGCTGTTCAACCTTTCAAAGCTGGTCTTTAGTTTCACATTTCTAGTCACCAAGCTGCAGCCTTGACTGAAGATTGGTCTGCAGTTGCAGACTTCTTTGCAAGTCCAGCAGCAAATTATTCAGCACAACCAATCTTGGCCATTTCATACCACTCCGATTTATATTTGTCTTCTCAACTACACCTGACACCTCTAGTTAACTTAACCATATGTGACTGAAACAGGTGAGTATTATGTTTGTTATACTGGAGAAAATTGCTCAAGTGGAACCTAAATATGTTGATATTGTACTTTTGGAAAACTATGCTGCTTTCCAGCACAGGTTTAGTTCTTTTTTCTCCTGGTGGTATTCTGTGTGCATTTGTATGACTGTGCTACTGTTTTATGGCATTTACAGCTCTAAAATGGTGCTTATGTCCTTCattcataacttattttatgGAAACTACAGCAAATAGGTTCCAACCTCCAACTAATGGCTAAAGCTTTGTGCATCCTTGAATGATGCTGTTAGATTATCCTAGAGTACTGTGCTAGTATCTCCTTGGTTCCTGTGTATGTGCTATTTACTCCTAATTACTCAGTTGTACGCCACCCTATGTGGCTAGAGTAAACTGGCCCCTTGGGCCTCTATATATGTGTAACTCCTCTGTAATCTCATTCAATTAATCTAAGCCAGTCGGCATTCTGCCTTCATGGTATCATAGACCTACGGTCAGGGTCCCGTGCCCCGTGCCGACCCTCTGCTTCCGCTCCCCTCCCGGCGTTCGCGCCctcttcccctctctctctcggcATTTGCGCCATGGCTGGCACCGACGGCTCCAGCACCAGCGCCTCTGCTGCTGCCATCACCGCCGCCAACGCAGCCCAACTGCGCGACGCTGCCCTCGTAGCCGCCCAGCGCCTCGAGGACGAGGCCTCTGCTGCCCGCGCGGCCAACGACGATCGGGCTGCCCAACTCCAGCAGGAGGCGGCCCTCCTcaagtccgccgccgccgcccaggaTCGGGTTCGCGCCGCCGCTGACGCCCTCTCCAAGGAGCGCGCGGAGGCCGACGCCCTGGAAGCGCAGGCGGCCGAAATCCGCGAAAGACTTCGTCTGGAGGCCCAGCGCGACACtgaggaggaggaagacgagCGCTCTGTCTCCTCTGAGGCCACTGCTATCACGCACCTGCACAATCAGGCCTGCGCGGTGCAGAACGTCAAGTACCTCATTCCCATCGTCCTCGACCTCAAATCCCCTCACTACTCCAAGTGGCGTGggtacctcctcctcgccctcgGCAGGTACTCTCTGAAGGATCACGTTCTCAGCGATGAGTCCCGCCCCACCGATCCTGCCTGGTATCGCATGGATTGTGTGGTCGTCTCGTGGATTTTCAACAGCATCTCCACCGACCTCCTCGACATCATCCACGCGCACGACGGCGTCACTGCTCGGGTGGCCTGGCTTGGGATTGCGGAGCAATTTCTGGGCAACCGCGAGTCCAGGGCGCTACTCCTTGATGCTGAATTCCGCAATCTCTCCCAGGGCGAACTCTCTGTTGATGACTACTGTCGCAAGATGAAGGGCATGGCCGACGCCCTTGCTGATCTCGGTNNNNNNNNNNNNNNNNNNNNNNNNNNNNNNNNNNNNNNNNNNNNNNNNNNNNNNNNNNNNNNNNNNNNNNNNNNNNNNNNNNNNNNNNNNNNNNNNNNNNTCGTCTCGCCGAGCTGAACATGGTGCAGCCCTCAGCGGCCCCTACTGCCCTCCTTGCCTCCTCCTCAAGCAAGCAGTCCTCTGCAGCACCAGCCCCCAGTCCTGCTTCTCAGCGCACTTCATCAGTGCCTTCATCCGGTGGAGGTCCTTCAGGCAACAATTATGGTGCTGGTCGTGGCCGGCGTCGCCGTGGCGGGCGCAACCAGGGCGGCCAACAGGGATATTCAGGCGGCCAGCAGGGATACTCAGGTGGTCAGCAGGGACACTCTGGTGGTCAGCAGGGACACTCAGGCAGCCAGCAGTGGCCGTCCCTCTACAACCCTTGGACCGGGTCCATTCATATGTGGCCCGGAACCACACCTGGCGGCCCCCGTCCTCCTCCAGCACGCATTGACTCTCCTCAGCAGCACGCCATGATGACTGGCGTTCAGCCCCCAGGGTACTTGCCTCCTCCAGGGACAGGCTCCTACTCCCCGGCACTGCTACCTACTCCTCCGGCATGGACTCCCTGGACTCCTCAGTCCCTCGCCCAGGCTTTCAGCACCGTCTCGCTCAATCCGCCAAGCAACATGGACTGGGTTTTCGACGTGGCCGGCGTCGCCGTGGCCGGCGCAACCAGGGCGGCCAGCAGGGATAACTCAGGTGGTCAGCAGGGACACTCTGGCGGTCAGCAGGGACACTCAAGCAGCCAGCAGTGGCCGTCCCTCTACAACCCTTGGACCGGGTCCATCCATATGTGGCCCGGAACCACACCTGGCGGCCCCCGTCCTCCTCCAGCACGCACTGACTCTCCTCAGCAGCACGCCATGATGACTGGCGTTCAGCCCCCAGGGTACTTGCCTCCTCCAGGGACAGGCTCCTACTCCCCGGCGCTGCTACCTACTCCTCCGGCATAGACTCCCTGGACTCCTCAGTCCCTCGCCCAGGCCTTCAGCACCGTCTCGCTCAATCTGCCAAGCAACACGGACTGGGTTTTCGACTCCGGTGCCTCTTCCCACGTCGCCTCCGATCCCGGTATTGTTACCCCCACTTTCTCCTCCTTTCCCTCCTCCATTGTGGTGGGCAACGGCGCCACACTTCCTGTTATTGGCACCGGCTACGCCACAATTCCTGGACCATTTCGCCTTAACAATGTTCTTCTTGCTCCCGGCATCGTTAAGAACCTCTTATCAGTTCGTCAATTTACTATTGATAATCATGTTTCTATCGAGTTTGACCCTTCTGGTATTTCTGTAAAGGATCTTCGTACCAAGGACGTCCTCCTTCGATGTAACAGCTCGGGGCCCCTCTACACCTTGCAGCTACCTTCGACGTCCTCTGCTCCCTGCGTCCTTGTCGCCACTCCTTCGTCGTCCATCTGGCACCGCCGCCTCGGTCACCCCGGCAAGGCGGCCCTTCAGCACCTTGCTCACTCTTCATCGATCGCCTGCCCTCAGCCTGCAGATGATCAACTATGTCATGCCTGCCAGCTAGGACGCCATGTGCGCCTTCCTTTTTCCGTTTCTTTGTCAAGGGCTTCCAAACCCTTTGATTTAATACATTGTGACCTATGGACGTCACCTGTTCCAAGTATTTCTGGATTTAAATATTATCTAGTTATCCTCGATGATTTTTCTCATTTTTTGTGGACCTTTCCACTTCGCCTTAAATCTGATACTTTTCCAACTATTTCTAATTTCTTTGCTTATGCCCGTACTCAGTTCgggtgtcacatcaaatctgtcCAATGTGACAATGGTCGCGAATTTGACAATTCTGTCTCCCGCGCCTTCTTTCTCACCCACGGTGTCTCCCTTCGCATGTCATGTCCGTACACTTCTCAACAAAATGGAAAGGCTGAGCGCATCCTCCGCACCACCAACAACATCATCCGCACGCTTCTCATTCAAGCGTCCATGCCCCCCTCTTACTGGGCCGACGCCCTCTCCACCGCCACCCATGTCCTTAACCGCCTCCCCACCAAAACTCTGAACATGACCACTCCCTTCTTCGCTCTTCATGGTACCCTTCCCTCCTACCATGACCTTCGAGTCTTTGGGTGCACCTGCTATCCCAATCTCACAGCCACCACAGCCCACAAACTTGCTCCCCGTTCCACTCTGTGCCTTCCTCGGTTACTCCTCCGATCACAAAGGCTACCGGTGCCTCGATCTTTCTTCCAATCGGGTCATTATCTCTCGTCATGTTATCTTTGATGAGACGACCTTCCCCTTCTCTGGGCACCGGACCACAGCCCCTCATGAGCTTGATTTTCTAACTAACGATGGGCCCCTGCCAGCTTTCTCTTCTCCTGCAGGTACATTTGTACACCCCACGCAGCAGGCCACGGCTGCGGCTGGGTTGCCTGACGATGACGATGATCCGGTGCCGCTCCTGCCCCCCATCCGGGCTGGGCCAGCACCCCGGTCCTCTCCTATGGCACAGCCGCCACGGTCTTCCCAGGAGCCCCCAGCAGCACCTCCTGCAGCACCTTCTGCGCCCACAATACTGCCCCAGGCAGCAGCCCCAGCACCCACTGCTCCACCCGTGCAACCTATACCAGCAGCCTTCCACAAGCCGCCAGTCACCCAAGTTTATTCTCGGCGTCCTCCACCAGCTGCTACTCCACCACCATCACAGCCTATACCAGCAGCCTTCCACAAGCCGCCAGTCACCCAAGTTTATTCTCGGCGTCCTCCACCAGCTGCTGCTCCACCACCATCACCGCCAGCTGCTGCTCCACGCCGCTCCACATTCATCCCCTCACCACCAAGATTTGTCAAAGATGCCCCCCCTCCCTGtgttgttcctattcctccggTCGACAACAATCATGGCATGATGACTCGTGGGAAGTCTGGATACATTCAGCCTCGCATCCTCCACGCCGAGGCTCTTTCTCCAATTCCCCGGACCTGTCGCGATGCCCTTGCAGATCCTCACTGGCGTCGCGCCATGGAAGATGAATATGCAGCCCTCATGGAGAACCACACCTGGGATCTTGTTCCTCGCCCCGACAAGGCCAACGTGGTCACTGGCAAGTGGATTTTCAAACATAAATTTCATGCTGACGGCTCCCTGGAAAGATATAAGGCTCGTTGGGTTCTTCGCGGATTTACTCAACGCCCCGGCATTGATTATGACGAGACATTCAGCCCCGTTGTGAAACCCGCCACTGTCCGTACAGTTCTCACCATAGCTCATTCCTGGGACTGGGCGATTCATCAACTCGATGTCAAGAATGCATTTCTTCATGGGACCCTTTCAGAAACAGTGTAATGCTCACAGCCAACAGGATTTGCTGACTCTGCCCTTCCTCAGCACGTTTGCAGACTTAACAAATCACTTTATGGCTTGAAGCAGGCCCCCAGTGCCTGGTACAGCCGTTTTGCCTCTTTCCTGCTCCCCTTGGGTTTCAGTGAAGCAAGATCAGATACCTCACTATTCATTTACCGTCGGGATACAGAGATTGTTTACCTGCTGCTCTATGTGGACGATATTGTTCTCACTGCCTCTTCCCAGCAGCTCCTCCGCCGGGTCATTGATGCTCTGACGAAGGAATTCGCCATGAAAGATCTTGGCCCTCTCCATCACTTTCTTGGCATGACAGTTCAGCGACAAGGCGACTCCTTATTCCTCTCCCAATGTCAGTATGCTCTGGACATCCTGGCCCGCCATGGCATGAGTGGTTGCAAACCTTGTTCCACTCCGGTGGATACATGTGCCAAAGTATCTGCT is a window from the Sorghum bicolor cultivar BTx623 chromosome 5, Sorghum_bicolor_NCBIv3, whole genome shotgun sequence genome containing:
- the LOC8071811 gene encoding exocyst complex component SEC3A — encoded protein: MARSSADDMELKRGCEAGILAKGDRDKVVMCMRVAKSRGGGGGLAKVKLTSRHNMAKPRVLAVTAKVKGQKTKSFLRVLKYSNGGVLEPAKVYKIKHLHKIEVAQNDPSGCTFVLGFDNLKSQSIAPPQWTMRNKEDRNRLLMCILNMCKEHLGNIPKVVGMDVVEMAIWAKNTQAKVTQVSNKDGPVESLVLEAESQVIVEKDLVSQEEEEDIETLLGNYVMAIGEAEAFSERMKRELVALESANVYALMETESVVEEVLQGLEVASICVEDMDEWLGIFNTKLRHMREDIKSIEWRNNRLELQSDSNVALIDEVDKLLVLLQIPPEYEASLTGGSFDEGNMVKNIEACDWLTSAIKNLEASNIDPIYVKLRAVREKRAEFVLLKCTFVRRASEFLRNYFPSLIDSMLNDKGNFSERGHLQRPDHADMRYKCRTYARLLQHIKSLDKSCMMPLRKAYCHSLNMLIRRESRDFSNELRNSSKASKSSTPLFEGPAGANQPASITDSPADAYSKMITVFIPLLVDESSFLAHFMCFEVSALSQSDASSSNPNAESTSTSSVALEASASKTSNNPAELGALNQCLQELLDGIQEDFYALVDWAFKLDPLSCISMHGITDRYLSGQKAEVSGYVQVLLDDLETRITILFSRFVDDACYQIEKYERNVRQVGVVPYIPRFSQLAARMEQYINGSRDLVDQAYTKIVSIMFVILEKIAQVEPKYVDIVLLENYAAFQHSLYDLANVVPTLAKYYHQASEAYEQACSRHINLVIYIHFEKLFQFARKIEELMYNMSPEEIPFQVGMSKVDFRKMLKSSLTGLDKTINAMYRKLQKNMTAEELLPSLWEKCKKEFLDKYTTFLKLISKIYPDEKVTSVNEMRDILASL